The following are from one region of the Moritella sp. 24 genome:
- a CDS encoding methyl-accepting chemotaxis protein: MKIRDKLLGLTGISVSALLLVLGMSWVANEQVMNINHAATDVKQLEVTLLNLRRNEKDFLLRRDTKYLDKFEANYALFQTELRELEGELTNLNISVPSVATLPSSMEDYNRSMIALVNSYRALGLSTEQGLLKRLNNRYKQLLQTADRHNRNLLITTDLAQTAKMFALLGKQEYHLEYQAKFELYDQQLTLDFGSSYTNFRATMTEIIRQYDVIGDTPELGLRGEMRGYSHQVEGIFKEVGQQLNIEIANQQQQTMTLIMIAVIIVIVALLTLSWLISNSIQRRIQSLSNLMATIAKSHDLTAVADEQGNDELSLMAGNFNYLLTNLRELVSNVKEAVHELGSASSQLQDRSVDSETAMARQQAETDAVATAITEMGSTIREIAGNTESAASNADNSHHGAREGLSEVSATKERIRVLSDDLSKTSSEIANLSSLSDNIGSVLDVIRSIAEQTNLLALNAAIEAARAGEQGRGFAVVADEVRSLALRTRQSTEEITSIIATLQEQTSQVVLHIGRCHEQGELSVEQADSAESKIGQIMSDMQLIMDTSTQIATAVEQQTVVSDEIGRNVTSIRDITSENSHIAHENAQAASSVASQAQGLDKAIALYIV; the protein is encoded by the coding sequence ATGAAAATCAGAGATAAATTATTAGGCCTTACTGGTATTTCAGTTAGTGCACTCCTGCTAGTACTTGGCATGTCGTGGGTTGCCAATGAACAAGTGATGAATATTAACCATGCAGCGACCGATGTTAAACAACTCGAAGTCACGCTGCTAAATTTACGCCGTAATGAAAAGGATTTTTTACTACGACGGGATACCAAGTACCTCGATAAGTTTGAAGCTAACTACGCGCTATTTCAAACGGAGTTACGTGAATTAGAAGGCGAGCTCACCAACCTAAATATTAGCGTGCCAAGTGTTGCTACCTTGCCAAGCTCTATGGAAGATTACAACCGTAGCATGATAGCTTTAGTTAACAGTTATCGAGCGCTGGGGCTCAGTACTGAACAAGGATTGCTGAAGCGCCTCAATAATCGCTATAAGCAATTATTACAAACTGCAGACCGACACAACCGCAATCTCTTGATCACGACAGATCTTGCCCAGACAGCTAAAATGTTCGCTTTATTAGGTAAACAAGAATACCACCTTGAATATCAAGCTAAGTTTGAGTTGTATGACCAACAACTCACTCTCGATTTTGGTAGTAGCTATACCAATTTCCGCGCCACGATGACTGAGATCATCAGACAATACGATGTCATTGGTGATACACCAGAACTCGGCCTACGCGGTGAAATGCGAGGGTACTCACATCAAGTTGAGGGCATATTTAAAGAGGTTGGTCAGCAACTTAATATTGAAATAGCCAATCAGCAGCAGCAAACCATGACGCTTATTATGATTGCGGTTATCATCGTCATCGTCGCCTTACTTACGCTATCTTGGTTAATCAGTAACTCTATCCAACGCCGTATACAAAGCCTGAGTAACTTAATGGCCACCATTGCTAAAAGTCATGATTTAACAGCGGTTGCAGATGAACAAGGTAATGATGAACTCTCTTTGATGGCCGGTAACTTTAATTACTTATTAACAAATTTAAGAGAGCTAGTAAGTAACGTTAAAGAAGCGGTTCATGAACTTGGTTCAGCATCAAGTCAATTACAAGATCGCAGTGTTGATTCAGAAACAGCAATGGCTCGTCAGCAAGCCGAAACCGATGCTGTTGCAACAGCGATAACCGAAATGGGTTCGACGATTAGAGAAATTGCAGGCAATACAGAAAGTGCTGCCAGCAATGCGGATAATAGCCATCATGGGGCAAGAGAGGGACTATCAGAAGTGAGTGCAACGAAAGAACGTATTCGTGTTCTATCTGATGACTTATCTAAAACCAGTAGTGAGATAGCTAACTTATCATCACTGTCTGACAACATTGGTTCTGTGCTTGATGTTATTCGCTCAATTGCAGAGCAAACCAACCTACTCGCACTGAATGCAGCCATTGAAGCGGCAAGAGCGGGAGAGCAAGGTCGCGGCTTTGCAGTCGTGGCAGATGAAGTACGCTCACTTGCGTTAAGAACGCGTCAATCAACAGAAGAGATCACCAGTATTATTGCGACCCTACAGGAGCAAACAAGTCAGGTTGTACTTCATATCGGACGCTGTCACGAACAAGGTGAATTAAGTGTTGAGCAAGCAGACAGTGCTGAATCTAAAATTGGTCAAATCATGTCTGATATGCAACTGATTATGGATACCAGTACGCAAATCGCAACAGCTGTTGAGCAACAAACGGTGGTATCAGATGAGATTGGTCGTAACGTGACTTCAATTCGTGATATTACCAGTGAAAATTCACACATCGCCCATGAAAATGCGCAAGCTGCCAGTTCGGTTGCGAGTCAAGCACAAGGCTTAGATAAAGCTATTGCCTTATATATCGTTTAA